cagcTGAAACTTCAGGTGTGCTGaccaggtccttacggaccgtatacctggacccatacggtccgtatgcaGGTGCCAGATACGAATTTTGCTTGGTCTCCACTCTATTCCATTCTCATCCAATCAAAACCGAATCCTTTGACTCCAAGGCTGTAGGATCGTTTTGACGatcgaatgagtcaatcagaggcaatacacaactgtttgagtggcggaaacaaacaaacatctTAGAATAAGTAAGAATTGAGTAGAAACAGAGTTATTTCACTTTAAAACTATCTTCTAATTCAAATAAAACTTGATTACACGGCAggaattcggcagcacttcgtgacatTGTAGCTAATTACGTGCCAAATGAGAAGACAACACACATATATAGCCttactaattccgcttgaacataaCATGACCTTTCCAAACGGAATTACTTAATGTAATTCCGTGCAGAATTACACAGCACCATTTCAAGTAGAATTACATCAAAACACTTAAACTTTACATATTTGACACTTTAGACCCCTATACATTATGACCTAGACATAAGACGTAGGCTATAGAcatcgtgcaccaacaaactcccccttggatattgccggagTCTTTAGTCTGGTCTTCAGCTCTTGTTCACAGCGACTTAAACTTCTCTTCCCTCTGCTTAGGCTTTTTCAACAGTAGCTTCCTAAGCCTCTCGTTCTCATCAACTCGTTTCTTTTCTTCAGCCGCCATTCTCTGATTAACAGTATGCCTCAGCTTATTATCTTTGTCTTCACAAGCTTTCCTTCTCTTCTCAGCTTTTTGAGCCTCTTCTTTCTCAATCTCTCTCCACTTTGTATTCCATTTGTTGTCAGCATTGATACCTTTTTGAAAACAAATAGACACAACTCTCTGAAACTGCATCGCTTGATCCCTATCTTCAACTTTGAACCAGATTTTGTTTACAAACAAGCATTCTATGTCTTTAGCAGAGCAATTCACCAACCATAGCGGATCATATACAAAGATTTCTCTGATTTCATTCTCTGCTCTGTGAGTTATCACAGCTTCAGTCGTTATACAGCTGTAAACCCAACAAACAAAACCTTTATAGAACTCTTGTTCCATCTTTGGCACTGGAATATTCTTCATCACTCTTGGTTTCTTCACATGCAGAATTGTCTCTTCAACTCCCGTCACTGGATCTACCCTCCTTACTTTCTTCATGTAGTGAGGCTTCCAGTGTTTGAATCCCTTTAAGGCTTCAAATTTCATCAGACCCCACATGGGTATATCATTATTTCTAACTGGATAATCAAGCGTTCTAACTTTTGACAATTCTTCCACATCCCAGCAGGGTAATGACATGACATCATAAAGATATGCAAAATATTGTACACCATATTCCCTTCTGATAGCATATGCATTCACGTGTGGCAAGAAACCCCAGCTGGTGATATCACCAAGTGATACATCTCTATCTCTCTTGTAAAACTTCAAAGGACGCTTGAACTTTCTTTCAGTGTCTTTACGGAACCATTTCTTGCGTTCTTTGCTGTGGATTTTTCGTAGTACAATCAAAGTTTTTGTCTTtcaaaatttcagcaacttttctCCTCAGTTCATCTCTGTTCTCTTGACTGAAGAACTCAACCAGAGTTGgaaaatttgaaatgtcttcatTCACATTTTCTTCATCAGTACAATCTTCAACCTCAACCCTATCATAGACGTCTGCctcttcaacatacttatacTCATAGTCAGGTTGTTGGTTGATATCGAAAGCATTtaattcttcttcaaaatcaaatttgaaatCAGGATCAGCAATACGTGTCATCTCTTTAATATCATTCATGGTGTAGACATGCCTGAATTCTCCTTCTTCAACTTCAGGCTCTAAACGCAGAATTAACTTTTCAACTTTATCAACATTTTGATCATCCACGTGCTCCCCCTCACCTTCAGCACTCTCATGATCTTCATTCGCATCATCATGCATATAATCATCAACATTCTGTTCATCTGACGCTTCAGTAACTTTGATACCAGTACCTccctgatcatcatcatcatcaccatcgtCACTATGACTGCTTGCAGAGAATACATCATCTGCATCATCAACTTTATCTTCCTCATCATGCTCTTcgtcatcatcctcatcatcctcttcctcatcatcctcttcatcatctCCTTCGTCATTAATAACATCTTCTAGTAACACATCTTCCTCAAAGATAGCTGACACAGCAGATATAGGACGAGGATTCTGAATAGGAGATTCAGGTATAGTGGATGGAACAATTGATCTTTCTGAAACCTCAGAACCTTCAACACCTTTGCCTTTAAACTTCATTTCAGCATCAATTTCAGCTTGATGTTTTGCTCTAACTTCCTCTACTTCTATCTCTTCAAACCTTTGCTCCACAGACTTACCAAGCATATTTTCCAGCACTTTATTCATCATATAGATCTCATGTTCTTTCATAGCTTTCGCAGCTTCTAATTCTTTGTTTTTTAACTCAAAATACTTATTCTGCTCATCACGtcgttctttttcttcttctaacTCTGCAACTTTAACTTTTAGAATATCAATCTCTGTCTGATCTGCTTCAATTTTCTTTAGCAATGACTTATTTTCAGATTCAACTTTCTTAACACGCATCTCGAGTATCTTTTCACGATCTACCAGTCTTTTATTCTCAACCAATACATCATCCATCTTCTTTTCCAATTTCTTTACTTGCTCATCGTTTGCAAATCCGAAATCTCCAATCTCATCAAGACTAATATTCCCTGGAACATTTGGAAAATGTTTAAAACTTGAAGATCCGGGAGTGAGTTGTACACGTGGTTGAGAGGGTGGTGGTGTTTGAAAAATTTGTTGAGAAGTAAGAACAAGTTTTTCTTGGATAGGTGTTTGGTGTTGAGGTGATAAATGTGGTGGTGATTGAGGTAGTGGTGATAGATGAAATGGTGATTGATGTGGTGTTGGTTGTCTTGGTGGTGTAGGTTGTTTTGGAGGAGATTGATGTGGTGAtttgggtggtgatggtggttgactttgttttgtttttggtGTACGTTTAGGCAACCTCAAAATCAATTTCTTGCTTGCAGCTCTTGGAGAAACTACACTCTTTTTAGCACTCGCCTTCTTCCTACCACCAGACAGAGGCGTTTGAGATTCTGTTACATGTTCAGGAGATGGAACATACACATCATCATCTTTCTCCTGTCTCCTCTTTCTTTTCAGCtgcttttccttttcaatttcAGCTTGAATTCTCTTCATACGCTCTGTTTCATCAACTTCAGATTCAGAACTAGAAGAACTCTTATCTTCATCAGCACCAACTCCTTTATGAACTACTTTATCTGCTTCCAAGTCATATTCAATATTTTTCAACACGTCATCAATATCAGATTCCTGAGTTTCTTCAACATTCGTTACTGGTTCTTCTTCATCTGGTTCATCGACCAACATAGTTTCCACATTCTTCTTTTGACGTTTCTTAGGTTGTGATGAAGAACCCTCCTCAGCTTGAACTTTTGGAGTTGATTTTCtacttttcttctttttctcctctttcACAAACCATTCATTCCTTGAATCTTTGAACTTTTCAAGAATTTTCAATTCATCAGCATAACCAGCTTCTTTCATCTCTTCCTCAATCCTCTAGTTCTGATGATTTACTGGATCTGGATCTTGATAGTTTTTGTCTTTAATGAAACCAAAAAATTCAACTTTTGTCTTTGGCTCTGGATGCTTTGGATGATATCTACCCAACTGCTTCAAAGATTTATTATCCATATGATACTGCACCAACAAATCGTTCTGTTCGTCTCTTTCCAATTCAGGATATGCATGGTCTAAAATCATCTGCACAAATCTGGGATAAACCCAAGTCTTGCTTTTCGACGTGATATTTTCAGCCATGTAATGAAATACAATGTGTGAAAAGTTGTACTTTTTGTTCAATACAAAAGCAACCACCATATTCATTTGATAATCGCGCATAGCATCATAACCTCCCTTCCTGTGACTAAGTGCATTCACCACATAATGAATAAGAAACTTGTACACCCTTGGAAAACAAGCTTTCAAGTAGTTTGCCTTGTTCAGATCACCATTGTAACCCATCCTCAACAAACATCCCTTTACCATTCTTTCCGGAAACTTCGTAGGAGAATCCACATCATCTGGAAAGTTGATCACTTCTCGAACCAGCTGTTCAGTGATAATGATCTGTTTTTCTTTGCCATTTATGCTCACAACTGAATTAATTGTCTTGCTTGCCTCATCATAAGTTGCCTTCTCCCAAAATAGCTTAATGTGAGATCTGAAAACTAAGTGTTGGTTTGTTAAGGCTTTCTGGATCGGCAATCTCTCCATGAACTCTAGAATTTCTGTGAATCCGACCCTTTTTGGAATATCTTTATCATAGACACAACATGTGTTATGTAATGGATTAAACAGCACATTTGAAGCCTGAAAATTCACAACATACACTCagtttcaacacttagaaaaattttcaatcaAAACAGcattcaaacggaattacatcTCAAATGGAATAACATCTTTAAAATGGAATTACATTACAAGTTGAAAGACAGGTTCAAATGGAATTACTTAATGACAGTTTGAAGCGATATTACATTTTGAAACGGAATAACCTTTCAACTGATTTACATCTCAAACGGAATTACTGTTCAAACAATATcacatttcaaacgaaattacacttGAAACGGGATatgtatttcaagcgaaattaacaaTTTGAAACGGAATTAACATGTTGATACAGAATAATCAACTGATGATGAAATTGATTAATTGGTTTTGATCTATGATGATTTCCGAGCATGAAGatgtgttttttatttatttttgtccACTAAAATGCCCTAGATCTAAGATCAAACAACCTGAATCGCTGATAAACACTCAAAACATGTAATGCAGATCAAATTGAAGCCCTAATCACAAACTATGTCACAATCCGAGTACAAGGTTATGTTATTCAGTTGATTTTATTCATAAACAAACCCTAAAACTACATGTTCTCTCATGTTCATCATCGTTCAAACGGAATAACATCAGATCTGGGTCAACTACAACAAACACTCTCACCTTTCCCATGATAATAGTTGTGTAAACCAACTATAATCAAGAATCAGACAGAAATCGGGCAGAGTAACGGCTGTAAATCGATGAAattgtgatttcgtttgaaatcgcCTTGGCAGAACTTTGACACAAAATCAGGTGAAAAATacgttcaaacggaattagaacctgcaggatcgttttcggccctgtttgagtcgatcagaagaattcctatccaaaacaaaaggcggaaactaatgctttggtgcgattacagctgtattcactttaattgttgttgtattgatTACAGATGCGTTTACAAGCCCTGACAacacttcgacagcacttcgtggcttaccggaagacaacacctacAACTATATTTGGGGTTTCGCTCGAatgacctatatataggcatgcAGGTTTCGCTCATTCAtacatgtccgtatgagcgaaacctccttatgacatataagcgaaaccttcaggttgacacatgagcgaaaccatgTCTATGACATAAAACCGAAACCCCATCTAACACATATTTCTTGGATTTCGTCCCATGTTCTAACCTATAAactactagactcgatacaagacgtagtcgacagacgtagtgcaccaacaaactccccctcggatgttgacggagtcttcagtgtcgagtcttcgattgtcaatctacagtctttatcagtcttcaatcttcctctgaagtatttgtcattgcaaga
This genomic stretch from Helianthus annuus cultivar XRQ/B chromosome 8, HanXRQr2.0-SUNRISE, whole genome shotgun sequence harbors:
- the LOC110870492 gene encoding glutamic acid-rich protein-like — encoded protein: MKEAGYADELKILEKFKDSRNEWFVKEEKKKKSRKSTPKVQAEEGSSSQPKKRQKKNVETMLVDEPDEEEPVTNVEETQESDIDDVLKNIEYDLEADKVVHKGVGADEDKSSSSSESEVDETERMKRIQAEIEKEKQLKRKRRQEKDDDVYVPSPEHVTESQTPLSGGRKKASAKKSVVSPRAASKKLILRLPKRTPKTKQSQPPSPPKSPHQSPPKQPTPPRQPTPHQSPFHLSPLPQSPPHLSPQHQTPIQEKLVLTSQQIFQTPPPSQPRVQLTPGSSSFKHFPNVPGNISLDEIGDFGFANDEQVKKLEKKMDDVLVENKRLVDREKILEMRVKKVESENKSLLKKIEADQTEIDILKVKVAELEEEKERRDEQNKYFELKNKELEAAKAMKEHEIYMMNKVLENMLGKSVEQRFEEIEVEEVRAKHQAEIDAEMKFKGKGVEGSEVSERSIVPSTIPESPIQNPRPISAVSAIFEEDVLLEDVINDEGDDEEDDEEEDDEDDDEEHDEEDKVDDADDVFSASSHSDDGDDDDDQGGTGIKVTEASDEQNVDDYMHDDANEDHESAEGEGEHVDDQNVDKVEKLILRLEPEVEEGEFRHVYTMNDIKEMTRIADPDFKFDFEEELNAFDINQQPDYEYKYVEEADVYDRVEVEDCTDEENVNEDISNFPTLVEFFSQENRDELRRKVAEILKDKNFDCTTKNPQQRTQEMVP